Proteins co-encoded in one Spirochaeta lutea genomic window:
- a CDS encoding LacI family DNA-binding transcriptional regulator, giving the protein MKETTVTVKDIARIAQVSIGTVDRVIHNRGRVSDTTRARIQKIIEETGYSPNLQASRLSKAKTWTVAAVFPRTDQDSGFWEESARGLARANEDYAGLGLRSIHLPFDRTEPRDFHRAVEEALAGGSDALLLAPVLTDPAREALAAVPPEMPLILFDTPLPGSGAETFVGQDAHAAGKLGARLLCLAAKSARQLAAVAISPGDHHIDQRIQGFRSFLETETAGAISQVFQLHNPDNPDAIDEVLANIESALPEVSGLYVANSAVGRVARRAALRGLDWLIIGHDMTPGNLEALQEGQISFLISQHPSLQTFEAMRLLWKHFAMKTKLPDTLSMPIDIISPENWSYYREI; this is encoded by the coding sequence GTGAAAGAGACAACCGTTACCGTCAAGGACATTGCACGAATCGCTCAGGTTTCTATAGGAACCGTTGACCGGGTTATTCATAACCGGGGCAGGGTCTCTGATACTACCCGGGCCCGGATCCAAAAAATAATCGAAGAGACCGGCTACTCGCCGAACCTTCAGGCAAGCAGGCTTTCGAAGGCGAAAACCTGGACGGTTGCGGCAGTGTTCCCCCGGACGGATCAGGACAGCGGCTTCTGGGAGGAATCGGCCCGGGGACTGGCCAGGGCGAATGAAGACTATGCAGGCCTGGGTCTACGGAGTATTCACCTTCCCTTTGACAGAACCGAACCCCGGGACTTTCACCGGGCGGTGGAGGAGGCCCTGGCCGGAGGTAGCGACGCCCTTCTCCTAGCCCCGGTACTTACCGATCCAGCCCGGGAGGCCCTGGCGGCCGTGCCGCCGGAGATGCCCCTTATTCTGTTCGATACCCCCCTGCCCGGTTCAGGAGCAGAGACCTTCGTCGGTCAGGATGCCCACGCCGCGGGAAAACTGGGTGCCCGGCTGCTCTGTCTTGCCGCGAAATCCGCGCGGCAGCTTGCTGCGGTAGCCATTAGCCCCGGGGATCACCACATCGACCAGCGGATTCAGGGCTTTCGTTCCTTCCTCGAAACCGAAACAGCCGGTGCAATCTCCCAGGTATTTCAACTGCACAACCCCGACAACCCCGATGCTATTGACGAGGTGTTAGCCAACATCGAATCCGCACTGCCCGAGGTCTCGGGGCTCTATGTTGCAAACTCCGCGGTAGGCCGGGTTGCCCGGCGGGCGGCTCTCCGGGGACTCGATTGGCTCATTATCGGTCACGATATGACTCCGGGAAACCTGGAAGCCCTTCAAGAGGGTCAAATCAGTTTCCTCATCAGTCAGCACCCCTCCCTTCAAACCTTTGAAGCCATGCGTCTGCTCTGGAAACACTTTGCAATGAAAACCAAGCTGCCGGACACCCTCTCCATGCCGATTGATATTATCAGCCCCGAGAACTGGTCCTATTACCGGGAGATTTAG